GTAACCCGGCTCCCAGATCAGTTCGGCCTGCGCGCCAAAGGCCGAGGCGATATCCCCGGCGACCCGGCGGATGCGGGTTTCGGCCAGGTCGCGCCATTCGGGATCGAGCGTGCGCACGGTGCCCTTCATTCGCACCGTATGGGCAATGATATTCGACGCATCGCTGTCGGATTCGAACGTGGCGACGGTGAGCACGACCCGCTTCAGCGGATCCACGTTGCGCGCCACGATGCTCTGCAGCGCGACCACGACATGCGCCGCGGCCAGCGTCGTGTCCACCGCCTCATGCGGCACCGCGGCGTGACCGCCGCGCCCGGTCACCACGATCTCGAATTCGTCGGACGAGGCCTGCAGCGGCCCAGAACGGATCGCGAACTGCCCCACCGGCAGGCCCGGCATGTTGTGCATGCCATAGACCTCCTGGATGCCCCAGCGGTCCATCATCCCGTCATCGACCATCTCCTTGCCGCCCGCGCCGCCTTCCTCGGCGGGCTGGAAGATCACCACCGCCGTGCCGTCGAAATTGCGCGTCTCGGCCAGGTATTTCGCAGCCCCCAGCAGCATCGCCGTGTGCCCGTCATGGCCGCAGGCATGCATCGCGCCGGGGGTTTTCGAGGCATAGTCGAGCCCGGTCGCCTCGAGGATCGGCAGCGCGTCCATGTCGGCGCGCAGCCCGATCACCTTGCCGGAAGTATCGGACCGGCCCCGGATCACGCCGACGACGCCGGTGCGCCCTATGCCCTCGGTGATCTCGTCGCAGCCGAATTCGCGCAGCTTGCCTGCCACCAGAGCACTGGTGCGGTGGGTTTCGAACAGAAGTTCCGGATTTTCGTGAATGTCCCGGCGCCAGGCGGTGATTTCGTCCTGAAGCTCGGCAAACCGGTTTCTTACGGGCATGGTCAGTCCTCGTTTCCTGCATCGTCCTCATCCCGGTGGCCGGCGGCGAGCACCCTGCCCCGGTTCAGATCCCCGACATCGGGCAGGTTCTGCACCCCTGCTGCAATCAACAGCCGCAGGTGGTCGGCCAACTGTTCATAGATACCTTCGGGCAAGGTCCGGCGCGTGTCGACCAGCATTTCCTCCAACTGGCGGGAGGCCGACAGGAAACATTCGCGCCCGGCGGGCGTTTCGAAGATCCTGACCGCGCGGCGGTCCTGTTTCGATCTTCGGCGGTCGACCAACCCCTGCCGAAGCAGCCGGTCGACATAGCGTCCCAGCGTTGCGTCGTTGATCGCCAATATCTCGGAATAGGCGTGCTGGCCCAGGCCCGGAAACCGGCACACCGCCCCCAACAGGCTGAGATGTCCGGCGGCCAGGTCGCTCTGCTGAGCGACGGCCTCGAGCTGCTCGGTCATCAAACGGCCTGCCACCTGGAGCAACGCACCAAGATTGAGTTCAGCGTATATGGCCGTTGCGGCCTCGTCATCCTTGTTCATTAAGGATAAATCTCCGGGATTTCCCGGTTGAGGTCAAAGCACAAAGTCGCGACGAAAGGCTGCCAACGGCCGGATCGGCGCCTCACCGCCCATCCGGCAGGGGACCCGCGCACGGAACCGCCGGCCGGTGGCGCGGTTCTGGCCGCCCGCCGTCAATAGCCGCTGTCGGTGGTCAGGATCAGGTGCCCCGGTTCGACCTCGCGGTATTCGCTGGGCGCCGCCCGGTAGCCGCGCAGATGGATCGGCGACGGGATCGGCTTGAAGTTCAGGTCCCGCTCCGATTTCCGCTTGTGCGGGTCGGCGATCGGAACCGCCTTCATCAGCGCCTGCGTATAGGGGTGC
This is a stretch of genomic DNA from Pukyongiella litopenaei. It encodes these proteins:
- a CDS encoding M20 aminoacylase family protein, with amino-acid sequence MPVRNRFAELQDEITAWRRDIHENPELLFETHRTSALVAGKLREFGCDEITEGIGRTGVVGVIRGRSDTSGKVIGLRADMDALPILEATGLDYASKTPGAMHACGHDGHTAMLLGAAKYLAETRNFDGTAVVIFQPAEEGGAGGKEMVDDGMMDRWGIQEVYGMHNMPGLPVGQFAIRSGPLQASSDEFEIVVTGRGGHAAVPHEAVDTTLAAAHVVVALQSIVARNVDPLKRVVLTVATFESDSDASNIIAHTVRMKGTVRTLDPEWRDLAETRIRRVAGDIASAFGAQAELIWEPGYPVTVNWPEQTAHAVEAARAVTGNVDDATDPIMPSEDFSYMLEARPGAYMFVGNGDTPMCHHPAYNFDDATIPIGCSWFAELVERRMPAA
- a CDS encoding MarR family winged helix-turn-helix transcriptional regulator, whose amino-acid sequence is MTEQLEAVAQQSDLAAGHLSLLGAVCRFPGLGQHAYSEILAINDATLGRYVDRLLRQGLVDRRRSKQDRRAVRIFETPAGRECFLSASRQLEEMLVDTRRTLPEGIYEQLADHLRLLIAAGVQNLPDVGDLNRGRVLAAGHRDEDDAGNED